One genomic window of Magnolia sinica isolate HGM2019 chromosome 3, MsV1, whole genome shotgun sequence includes the following:
- the LOC131241063 gene encoding GDSL esterase/lipase At1g31550-like isoform X1, translated as MVSLSSPTMFSLIHFIMGFLTFSTVHSVLECYTSIFSFGDSLADTGNSIRESNWASDAGKFPYGETYFHRPTGRFSDGRLIIDFIAEELGLPYVPPYLGGSSDGDFRQGVNFAFAGATALDAAFFQERRIPNEYTNNSLGIQLGWFEDLLPSLCSNPPGCGDIFKKSLFLVGEIGGNDYNYPFLQRRSLEEIQTFVPLVINAIGSAIDMLIKYGARTLVVPSNLPIGCSAEYLTVLESQKKEDYDPLTGCLTYLNKFSEYHNRLLLQEMDRLRAQHPHATIIYADYYNAAMRFYRSPDHFGFNGGALRACCGGGGPYNCNMTIKCGYRGATVCDNPSSYVAWDGIHLTEAAYRWIADGLIRGPFFSPSITTPCLSLGSHDHPYYE; from the exons ATGGTTTCCTTGTCTTCTCCTACCATGTTCAGCCTCATTCACTTTATCATGGGTTTCCTCACATTTTCTACTGTTCATTCAGTACTTGAGTGTTACACGTCCATCTTCAGCTTCGGCGACTCGCTTGCCGACACTGGCAACTCAATTCGTGAATCCAATTGGGCCAGCGACGCGGGCAAATTCCCATATGGAGAGACGTACTTCCATCGTCCCACTGGCCGGTTCTCAGATGGACGACTGATCATAGACTTCATTG CCGAAGAACTCGGACTTCCATATGTGCCTCCGTATCTTGGGGGTTCCAGCGATGGAGATTTTCGTCAAGGAGTGAATTTTGCGTTTGCAGGAGCTACGGCACTCGATGCTGCCTTCTTCCAAGAGAGAAGGATTCCTAACGAGTACACAAACAACTCTTTGGGAATTCAGCTGGGATGGTTCGAAGATCTGTTGCCTTCTCTCTGCTCCAATCCACCAG GTTGTGGAGACATTTTTAAAAAGTCGCTGTTTCTTGTGGGAGAGATTGGAGGTAACGATTACAACTACCCTTTTTTACAACGAAGGAGCTTAGAAGAGATCCAGACCTTCGTACCTCTGGTCATCAATGCCATCGGATCAGCCATCGAC ATGTTGATCAAGTACGGGGCTAGGACGCTTGTGGTCCCTAGTAACCTACCCATCGGCTGCTCGGCAGAATATCTAACGGTCCTTGAGAGCCAGAAGAAGGAAGACTATGACCCTCTTACCGGGTGTCTCACGTACTTGAACAAATTCTCTGAGTATCACAATCGCCTACTGCTGCAGGAGATGGATCGATTGCGGGCACAGCATCCACATGCTACCATCATCTATGCCGATTATTACAATGCTGCAATGCGCTTCTACCGCTCTCCGGACCATTTTG gattcaatggCGGGGCTCTTAGGGCATGctgtggaggaggtgggccatacaattgcAACATGACGATCAAGTGTGGGTACCGTGGGGCTACAGTGTGCGACAATCCCTCATCATATGTGGCCTGGGATGGAATTCACCTAACGGAAGCGGCATACAGATGGATCGCTGATGGTTTGATAAGAGGACCATTTTTCAGTCCTTCCATCACAACCCCATGTCTGTCATTGGGCAGCCATGACCATCCTTATTACGAGTAA
- the LOC131241063 gene encoding GDSL esterase/lipase At1g28590-like isoform X2 → MVSLSSPTMFSLIHFIMGFLTFSTVHSVLECYTSIFSFGDSLADTGNSIRESNWASDAGKFPYGETYFHRPTGRFSDGRLIIDFIAEELGLPYVPPYLGGSSDGDFRQGVNFAFAGATALDAAFFQERRIPNEYTNNSLGIQLGWFEDLLPSLCSNPPGCGDIFKKSLFLVGEIGGNDYNYPFLQRRSLEEIQTFVPLVINAIGSAIDMLIKYGARTLVVPSNLPIGCSAEYLTVLESQKKEDYDPLTGCLTYLNKFSEYHNRLLLQEMDRLRAQHPHATIIYADYYNAAMRFYRSPDHFATFPRLSPRAFHLPMLLCLC, encoded by the exons ATGGTTTCCTTGTCTTCTCCTACCATGTTCAGCCTCATTCACTTTATCATGGGTTTCCTCACATTTTCTACTGTTCATTCAGTACTTGAGTGTTACACGTCCATCTTCAGCTTCGGCGACTCGCTTGCCGACACTGGCAACTCAATTCGTGAATCCAATTGGGCCAGCGACGCGGGCAAATTCCCATATGGAGAGACGTACTTCCATCGTCCCACTGGCCGGTTCTCAGATGGACGACTGATCATAGACTTCATTG CCGAAGAACTCGGACTTCCATATGTGCCTCCGTATCTTGGGGGTTCCAGCGATGGAGATTTTCGTCAAGGAGTGAATTTTGCGTTTGCAGGAGCTACGGCACTCGATGCTGCCTTCTTCCAAGAGAGAAGGATTCCTAACGAGTACACAAACAACTCTTTGGGAATTCAGCTGGGATGGTTCGAAGATCTGTTGCCTTCTCTCTGCTCCAATCCACCAG GTTGTGGAGACATTTTTAAAAAGTCGCTGTTTCTTGTGGGAGAGATTGGAGGTAACGATTACAACTACCCTTTTTTACAACGAAGGAGCTTAGAAGAGATCCAGACCTTCGTACCTCTGGTCATCAATGCCATCGGATCAGCCATCGAC ATGTTGATCAAGTACGGGGCTAGGACGCTTGTGGTCCCTAGTAACCTACCCATCGGCTGCTCGGCAGAATATCTAACGGTCCTTGAGAGCCAGAAGAAGGAAGACTATGACCCTCTTACCGGGTGTCTCACGTACTTGAACAAATTCTCTGAGTATCACAATCGCCTACTGCTGCAGGAGATGGATCGATTGCGGGCACAGCATCCACATGCTACCATCATCTATGCCGATTATTACAATGCTGCAATGCGCTTCTACCGCTCTCCGGACCATTTTG CTACTTTCCCTCGCCTCTCTCCACGTGCATTTCACTTGCCAATGTTACTGTGTTTATGCTAG